The following are encoded together in the Vanrija pseudolonga chromosome 7, complete sequence genome:
- the LAC12_13 gene encoding Lactose permease — translation MPAPGAPPPSSLPIAHLQNNTAKWWWADPGLRKLALGIACGFAVTVNNGYDISLMGGLMANPRFMKDIDSPGSNKLGLIVAAISLGMIPSLTFAPALADRLGRRIAMAVGYVIIIVAVLIQTFVIGGWRMFAGRFVLGFGSSIVFVSSSPYVAEIAHPRNRSETAALINCNFYVGSIISAWVTFGALNIKSNWSWRLCTLLQLLPPIFVLCLLPFAPDSPRWLVGKGRVDEAHRMLAKYHANGDMDDELVLYELEEIKEAIASEKLHQANSKYSAFLKTRGNRHRLFIIVMVGFLSQWVGNGIISYYLVDILKSVGITSPTQQTGYNGGLQIFNLFAAVFGSMMVERAGRRKMWLISACGMLVSYIIITGCSAAYTEKGNKGAGYAVLTFLFVYFGFYDIAFTGLAIAYPIEVLTFSLRTKGLAISLFSVSCALFFNMYVNPIALEHLAWRYYFVYIAILILAIVVIYFGFPETKGRLLEEVAEIFDGPQAHVSGDRHNDDQPKDYKEGSEHVEDSKV, via the exons ATGCCTGCTCCcggcgccccgcccccctcgAGCCTGCCCATCGCTCACTTGCAGAACAACACGGccaagtggtggtgggccgACCCTGGTCtccgcaagctcgcgctcggcatcgcgtGCGGCTTCGCAGTCACGGTCAACAATG GCTACGACATCTCCCTCATGGGCGGGCTGATGGCCAACCCGCGCTTCATGAAGGACATTGACTCGCCCGGCTCGAACAAGCTCGGCCtgatcgtcgccgccatctCCCTCGGCATGATCCCCTCGCTGACGTTTGCccccgcccttgccgacCGGCTGGGCAGGCGCATCGCCATGGCCGTGGGATAtgtcatcatcatcgtcgcgGTGCTTATCCAGACGTTTGTCATTGGTGGCTGGAGGATGTTTGCCGGCCGCTTCGTCCTCGGCTTTGGCTCGTCGATCGTGttcgtctcctcctcgccataTGTCGCCGAGATCGCCCACCCCCGGAACCGCTCCGAGACGGCCGCGTTGATCAACTGCAACTTCTACGTTGGGTCCATCATCTCGGCGTGGGTCACGTTCGGCGCGCTTAACATCAAGAGTAACTGGTCCTGGCGCCTGTGTACCCTCCTGCAGTTGCTCCCTCCCATTTTCGTCCTCTGCCTCCTGCCGTTTGCACCcgactcgccgcgctggctcgTGGGCAagggccgcgtcgacgaggcacACCGTATGCTCGCAAAGTACCATGCCAACGGggacatggacgacgagctcgtcctctacgagctcgaggagatcaaggaggcCATCGCGTCTGAGAAGTTGCACCAGGCAAACTCAAAGTACTCTGCCTTCCTCAAGACGAGGGGCAACCGCCACCGTCTCTTCATCATCGTT ATGGTCGGCTTCCTCTCCCAGTGGGTCGGGAACGGCATCATCTCATACTATCTCGTCGACATCCTCAAGTCTGTCGGCATCACGTCGCCGACCCAGCAGACGGGCTACAACGGCGGCCTGCAGATCTTCAACCTTTTCGCGGCCGTCTTTGGCTCCATGatggtcgagcgcgccggccgccgcaaGATGTGGCTCATCAGCGCGTGCGGCATGCTCGTGTCGTACATTATCATTACGGGCTGCTCGGCCGCCTACACGGAGAAGGGGAACAAGGGCGCCGGGTACGCTGTTTTGACCTTCTTATTTGTCTACTTTGGCTTCTACGACATTGCT TTCACCGGTCTCGCGATTGCGTACCCAATCGAGGTCCTCACCTTCTCTCTCCGCACAAAGGGTCTCGCCATCTCCTTGTTCTCCGTCTCGTGTGCCCTCTTCTTCAACATGTATGTCAACCccatcgccctcgagcacctcgcgtGGCGTTACTACTTTGTCTACATCGCaatcctcatcctcgccatcgtcgtcatctacTTCGGCTtccccgagaccaagggccgcctgctcgaggaggtcgccgagaTCTTTGACGGCCCCCAGGCGCACGTCTCGGGCGACCGCCACAACGATGACCAGCCCAAGGATTACAAAGAAGGCTCagagcacgtcgaggactCCAAAGTTTGA